The nucleotide sequence TGGCGGAGAATTTATCATAAATGGCGGAGAATAATTTAGAACGAAAGAAAAAAGAGATAAAAGAACGTTTTGATTTCAATAAATTTGAAGATTATATCAAATTTCCAAAATATTTTGAGTTTGAAACAGTAAATGCATGCAATGCAAGATGCAAAATGTGTACCGTAACTCAGTGGGATGGGTACAATCAAAAGGATAAATATAAAAGAGTGGTTAGCGATGAGTTATGGAATAAATTTGTTAAGAATGTACAACCGTACAGTAAATGGATAGAAAAAATTACGCTTACGAGAGATGGTGAAACTCTTTTAGATAGTAAGATTGCAAATCGTATAACTGAGCTGAAAAAGGCGGGTATCAAACAAGTAGTAATTGTAACCAATGCATCTTTATTAAGTCAGAAAAAAAGTATAGAGCTATTAAACTCCGGATTAGATGAAATAATGATCTCTATAGACGGTTTTACAAAACATACCTATGAAAGTATAAGAATAGGATTAAAATATGAAAAAGTACTTCAAAACACATTAAATTTTATCAAAATAAGAGAAAAGCTAAATGCTAACACTACAATAAGAATTAGGCTAATAGAACAAAAAGGAAATATGAAAGAGATAGATAATTTTATTAAATTTTGGAAAAACAATACAAGAAGCAGCGATCAAGTATATTCAATGCCACTCCATAGCTGGGGAAATCAACTTATAAAAGAAAATGAAGAAAAAGTTAAAGAGTGGGGTAAGAAAGCATGTATATCGCCTTTTTCATCAATGGCTATACATTTTGATGGAAGAGTTGGAATGTGTGGTGTAGATTTTAACTGCAAATACAAAACGGGAGATTTAAATTTAAATAGCATAGAAGAGATTTGGCGTGGTGAAATATTCAGTACTATACGATCTAATCATTTAAACTCCAATAGAAATGCCTATGAACTATGCAAAGGCTGCAATCTTTGGGATAGAGTATATAAAAAATAATTGTTATAAAAGATAGTTTTTGATATAATCAGCCAAAAACAGAGGGTAAGATCTTGATACTTTCGGAAAAAACGGCAGATAAAAATGCAAAAACTCCAACATTTTTTATTGGTGAATGTGGCTCTATATCCGAGAAAGATATTAATGAACTAAAAAAATATGCTTTGAAAAATAATACCACAGCAAGACTTAATCTATTTTCTGATAGCACAGATTTATTGCAATATATGTTAATTTTTCATCCGTATAAAAAAGATATAAGATATCAAAAATTTACAGAACAATCTTCAATATATATGGCGTTAGATGGAAATTTTAGTATTACTCTATACAATGATGATATGTCTGTGCAAAATAAAACTATTCTCGGTAAAAATTTAATATCAGCGCTATCCATACCAAAAAATACATTCTATAAAATGGAAATGATAAGCGATCAACTACTTTTCATAGAAATTAGAAATGGACCTTTTAAAAGAGAAAACCAAATAATTATTTAAGGAATAATATGTCAGAAAAACCAAATAAAACAGATATTTGCAGGTTATGCGGAGAGAAAATGCAAGAAGTCGTACAGTTATCTCCTAGCCCAATAGGTGATATTTTTAAAGATACAAAAGAAGAAGCAGCTAAACTAGCAGTATGCGAATATAATTTATTACATTGTAAGCAGTGCAATAATGTGCAAATATCAATAGATCCTACAAATAATATTTATAAAGATTATATATACATATCTAGTACATCAGTTGATTTACAAAATCATTATAAAGCATTAAGTGGAAAACTAGTAAATGAATTAAAAAAAGAACATGCATTTATAGTTGAATTTGGTAGTAATGAAGGACTGCTTTTAGAATTAATAAATGAAGAACTAACAAGAGCATCTATGGGGGGGGGTATTACACAAACATGGGAAATACTAGGCATAGATCCCAGCCCTATGGCAGCAAAAATGGCTAATAAAAAAGGTATTCCTACTATAAATGACTATTTTAGTCAGGATTTAGCTAAAAAAATCAGTTTAGAAAAAGGCAAAGCGGATCTAATAGTGGCAAATTTTGTCATGGCAAACATATCAGATATGCACTCTATAGCTAAGTCTATAGATGAACTGTTAGATAAAGATGGTATTTTTGTTTTTGAAACTGGATATTTATGCGATATATTAAAATTTAATCTTATAGATACGATATACCCAGAACATCTAAACTACTATAGTTTAAGCTCTTTAAAAAAGTATTTAGAAAAGTTTGGACTACGTATATTTAGAGCCGAAAATACTACTGCTAAAGGGGGGGCATTACGCGTATGGGTATGTAAAAATGAATCCAAAATAGCTTTGGAAAATAGCGTACAAATAATAATGGATAAGGAAAATAGCTTTTTTTTAAACCAAAATGTATTCAAAGACTTTCTAAACAGATTAAGCAAATTTAAAGTAGAAGTACAAAATTTAGCTAAGCAGATAAAAGATAAGGAAAAACTCTTAGTTTATGGGGCTAGCATAGGTTGTATAGTTATGATAGAGCAGTTCGAGCTTGGAGAAGAGATAGATTATCTTATAGATGACAATGAGCTTAAGATAGGAAAATTTAGTCCTAGTAGAGCTATAGAAGTAAAATCAAGCGAGTTTTTACTACAATTAGGAGTAAAAAATGTAATAAATTTTGCATGGCGTTTTTGTGAGCCTATAAAACAAAAAAATATAAAATTTTTAGAAAATGGCGGTACAATTTATAATATAAATTTAAAAAATTTGAAGATTGATAAGGTATGAAAATGATTAATTGGTGGAGTAATAATTTTGATGAAAAAGAGATAAAGGCTGTAAGTGATGCCATATTATCAAAATGTATCTCTCAAGGAGAGATAACAGATAAATTCGAAAAAGAGTTGGCAAATTTTTTACAAGTTCCATACTGCATATGTGTGCCAAACGGTACTCAAGCTATAGCACTTAGCTTTATGGCATGCGGAGTCGGATATGGTGATGAAATCATAACATCAAATAGAACTTTTATAGGTACGGCTCATGCTGCCTTAATCCTTGGTGCTAAAATAGTTGCAGTAGATGTAAAAGACGATATGAGCATAGATTATAATTTACTTGAAAATAAAATTACAAATAAAACTAAACTTATAGTTCCAGTACATTTAAATGGAATAGCAAACGATATGGAAGCTATAAGCAAAATTGCAGATGACAACAAAATAACAATAGTCGAAGATGCTTGCCAAGCTTTTGGATCAAAATATAATGGAAAATTTTTAGGTACATTTGGCAGATTTGGATGTTTTTCTTTAGGTATCGCCAAAATTCTTAGTACTGGACAAGGTGGGGTTGTAGCAGCTAACACTGAAGAAGACTATAAGCTATTACAAAAAATACGAAATCAAGGCGTATTTGATGTAAGAAAAGAGCAGAACTATAATATTAAAGCATTTAATTTTAAATTCAATGATATGCAAGCTGCAATAGGTATAGCTCAACTTTCAAAAATTAATGAAAAAATTGAAACATGCAAAGATATTTATCAAACCTATAAAGAGAAGTTAGATGGAAAAATAAACTATGTAAAATGCGACTTAGAATCAACTGTGCCTATGAGATTCTTGATATTGCATCAAAAAAATCAAGAATTAAAAGAATGGCTTATAAATCAAGGTATTGGTTCATCTCTTGATGCACCTTCTCTTAATCTATGTCCGCATTTAAATATAAATGGAAAATATCCTATAAGCGATAAATTCCATAAAGAGATTTTGATACTTCCATCTGGTCCTAGTCAAAAAGTATCAGATATAAAAAAAGTTGCAAATAAGGTTTTAGAGTGGCTAGATGTGTAGTTTTAGGAACTAGCAAATTTACAGCAAGTCTCATATATGGCATTATAGATAGTTTAAATGAAGTATCTTGCGTCATTTCTATGCCTGATTCTAGTAAGCCTGATAACTCATATGATCTAAAAAAAATTTGTGTTCAATTTGGGATTAAATACTATGAATTCGAAGATATAAATTCAGTAGAAGCTATAACTTTAATAAAAAAGATAGATCCTAATTTCATAATATCATCATGGCCAAAAATTATTAAAAATGAAATTTTGAGTTTAGCTTATGTTATAGGCACTCATCCAACCAACCTGCCAAAAGACAGAGGCAGACATCCGCTTCACTGGAATATAATAAGAGGTATTAAAAAATCCAAACTAAGTTTTTTTAAAATGGATAAAAACGTTGATAGCGGAAATTTACTACTTCAACTAAAATATACTATTTCAGAATATGATGATATAAATTCATTAAATCACAAAATAGAGAAATTAGCAAAAACTGGGATTAATAAACTTCTATCTCATGATAAAATAAAAGAAATAGCTCAAAGCGGCAATACAAACTATCTAAGAGCTAGAAATATACACGACTGCTTAATAGATCCCAGAATGGACTATAAAACAATAAACCGTATAGTAAGATCATTTACCAGTCCATATCCATGTGCTAAACTAATAGTAGAAAATCAAATTCTAAATATAAAAAAATGTTGCTTAATTAAGCAAAGAGATAAATTAGGTTACGGAAAAATCTTAAAAGAAAGTACTAATTTTATAATTTTTCAATGCAGTGATAGCGTCATTAAACTATCTTTAGCAAATGGATCAAAATATAGTTATATAGGGGGGGGGTGGATACAAACTCCGAGTTTTTATATCCAAAAATATTCCATCAAACTATAGCTCAAATTTATCAAAAGCAGGTATGACATAATGGAAAAACTTATATCATACCTTTTAATAAAATTTAGCAACCATATATGTATACGATATAGAAGATGGATAGCAATGCATTATCCCAACAAAGAAGTAAGGTTGCATTTTTGGAAAATTTCAAGAGTACAAATAGGTGATAATTCAGAGGCAGCAATGGGGATGCAAGTTATAGACGACTCTGATAATGAAAAATGCCAACTTATAATAGGTAAGAATGTATCGATAGCTGCTGGAGCAACTTTTGTATGCTGTAGCGAACCTAGCTTTTCTTTAAATTTGAAAGAAATTTCATATGTAAAAGAAAATTTGATTAAAAAATCAACTATCATAATTGGAGATGACACATGGATAGGAGCTAATACAACTATATTGCCTGGAGTAAAAATAGGTAAATTTTGTATTATAGGAGCTGGATCTATAGTCACAAAAGATATAGAGGATTTTTCTATAGCAGTAGGGGTTCCAGCAAAAGTCATTAGAAAATTAAAGTTAACATCAAGTAATAAAATGTATAATTATAAATAATACACATATAGGAGATATCTAAAATATATGAAAATAGACGATAAAGATTTAGATAACAAAAAAGAAATTATTAAAAATAGATTTTCACTAAAAAACTTCAATGATTATATTAAATTTCCAAAATATTTTGAAGTAGAAACTGTAAATGCATGCAATGCTCATTGCAAAATGTGCAGTATAGAACATTGGGAAGGATATCAAGATAAAAATAAATTTAAAAGAATTATGAGTGATGATACATGGAGCAAATTTGTACAATGCATAACACCATACTCGAAATGGATAGAAAAAATTTCTTTAACCAAGCTAGGCGAACCTCTGTTGGACTTTAAAATTCAAGATAGAATTAAAGATCTAAAAAAATTAAATATAAAAAATGTAAGTATAACCACAAATGCTTCCCTTCTGAATGAAGACATATCAAAAAAACTTTTAGACTCTGAACTAGATGAATTAAATGTATCTATAGACGGACTAAGCAAAGAAGTATATGAAGCCATAAGAATAGGTCTTAAACATGAAAATGTATATAAAAACACTATTAAATTTATAAACATGAGAGATGGGGGGGGGTATCATACATCTATAAGAATAAGACTAACTCAGCAAGAGCAAAATCTTCATGAAATTGCTGATTGGACAAATTTCTGGAAAAGCAAAACAGATAAAAATGACAAAGTATATACAATGCCTTTACTTACATGGGGAAATAGACTATTTAGTGAAACACAATCAAAAATAGAGTTTATGAGTAACAAAGCATGCAGTTATCTATTTTCTAGTATGTCAATAGACTATGATGGGAGAGTCGTATTGTGCTGTTCTGATTTCAACTCTATATTTGATTTAGGCAATATAAATGAGAAAACAATAAATGAGATCTGGACTAGCAAAAAATATGAAAAAATTAGAGAAATGCATTTAAATAATGAAAGGAATAAAATAAATATATGCAAAGGATGTATGATTTGGGACAAGAGCTACACATCAAATAATACAAATAAAAAGTAAAATCAAAAATATTTTATATGAATAAAAAACTTTGCATAATTTGATATAATTAAAAACTATATATACAATTTATGTTAAATAAAGGTAGATACTTGAAACATTACATATACCCAAATGGTAAAGTTGGGCAAGATATAAAAAGAATACTTGAAAAAACAGGTTTTGATAAAGAATTTATAGAAGTAAATGATGAATTTGTAAAGAATAACCATAAAGAAATGCAAGATGGAATAGTTCTCATATCATCTCAAAAATACTATTTTGATATAGCCAAAAGATGTGCCCAATTTGATCTAAAATATATAAATGGAATAAAATTTGCGGCTGATATTTTGAATAAATTTATACTTACAATTAGCCCTATAAATAAAAATATAGGGGTAATATTAGCGGGTCCCGCCGGAAATAAACACCGAGGAAGTGTACTTAACAACTTAATTAAAGATGGGGGGGGGTATAAACTATTTTTCTTTGCTTCTAGTGAACAACAAATTATCGATTCAAAAGATCAAATACAAAACGAATGGGTGATGTTGCTTTATGAAAGAGAGATATTTAAATACTTAAATTCGCTAAGCTTAGCTATAACTGAATGTGGAGAAACTTTTGCTCCAGGAGTTACAACTTTTTATATAGCTCACACCATATCTTTAGCAGAAAATAATTTTTTAAATCCAAAAATTTATAAATCACAATTTTATAGATATATGATGAACTCCGATTTTATAGTAATTTCATCGAAACAAGACTATGACTATATACAAAATCTCTCAAAAGAAATATTTGGAAGTGAAGATATGTCGCACAAGCTACTTAAGTTTGGAAATCCGAGTTTAGAGCAAAGCATATTATCTTACGGTGATTTCAAAAAAACAGAGAAAAAAACAGTATTATTATCATTCAACATCATTACATACGAAAATCCTAATTCTGTAATCAGACTTATAGATGCTCTTTTGCAAAAAGGTATAGAGGTATATTTTAGACCACATCCTGTTCTAAAAGAACATAGTATTTCAATATATATTAAAAATAAGTATGAAAACGATAAAAATTTTATATTTGATAGTACTGTAAAATTCTCAAATGAACTAAAATCAAAAGTTACGACTATAATATCAGATGTGAGTTCTATGGCTCACACATTTCCACTTACAACACTAAAACCGGCTATCATATATATAGATGAAGAGTCGAATTTTTATCAAAACATAGATAAAATTGTAAGAAATCCCATTCAAATTCATGCCAAAAATCCAAGCGAATGTATTAAATTAATAAACACAATATATAATAATCAAGATCTATTTAAAGACAATATATTATCTTTTAGATCCGAAAATATTTATAACGATATAGACTCTCAAGACGGTACATCTAAAAAAATAGCAAATTTTATAGATGAAATAATAAGACTAAAACATTAAAAAATATATCTATTGAACGATATACTATAAATTTTTAATTGAAATTAAAGTATACTAATATATGGAAAAAAAATTAACACATAGAGTAACTTTATGAAAATTCTTATCATAAAGCTTGGATACTCAGAAACATTTATAGACGACAATTCGCGCGTGGTGAGTTTAGGAGATGTACTAAGAGCAACTCCTATCATAGAAGCACTGCATCAAAAATATGATGATGCAAAGATCAGCTGGCTAACTAGCAAAGAAGCTTTTACGCTTATAAACGGCGCTGAATTTTTAAGCGAAACAATAATTTATAACGATAAATTTAGTGGCGAATTTGATATTGTTATAAATTTAGAGAAATTCGATGAAATTTTTGAGCTGTTAAAACGTATAAAATCTAAACAAATAGTCGGATTTATCAAAGAAAATAGCTGCTTAAATATAAGCCCGAAGAACGATAAAATTTTAAAATATATAAAAGAAAGTGGTAGCTGCAGAGTTTGGCAGGAACTTATATTTGATATGCTTGGTTTAAAATGGCAAAACCAAAAGTATAATCTTGGTTATAAGCCAAAAAATGGTATTTTGCACGAAGTTGGGCTTAATTATTTAGTAGGTAGGAAATGGCCGACAAAAGCTATGAGTTTGATAAAATGGAATGAATTGGCAAATATGCTCAATAAGCTAAATATAAACTTTTCATGGCAAGAAGGAAAAGAAAATTTAAAAGAGTATATTGAATGGATAAATTCATGCGAAACTATCATAACGCAAGATAGCCTTGGAATGCATATAGCTATGGCATTAGACAAAAAAGTAATAGCCCTGTTTGGACCTACAAACTATATGGAAATCTACCCATATGGGCAAACAGATATCATAAATATCGATTGGAGCTATAAAAATCCGAGTATGGATAGTTTGAATTTGCAAGATATTTTAAATTTAATCAAAGGTTAAAAAATGTTTTCTATAGTTATAACTACTTATAATAGATCAAAACTTCTAAAAAGATGTCTAGATAGTATAAAAAATCAGACTTTTAACCAATACGAGGTTTTAATTTTGGATGATTGCTCTAGTGATGATACAAACGAGATGGTTAAAGAATACACAAATAATAGTAAATTTATGTATTTTAAAGCAGAGTCAAACTATGGTAGTAGCAACTTAATATTCAATGAATATATAGTCAAACAAAAGTTAAATAAGTATGAATATATATTGTATATGTCAGATGATGATTTTTTAGATAAAAATTCCCTCTTAGAATCATATAAGCTCATCAATAAATACGAACACATAGATGTAATTTTATGTAAAATATCATTTAATTATGGTGATATAATAGTACAAAGCCCGGATGATAGTTCTACTTCCGAATACTTTGAGTTCAATGATCAAAATTCACATAAGGCATTGTCAAAATATCGCTTTATGTATCATAATAATCTAAACTATAAAACAGACATGTATGATTATAATCAAACAGCAACATATGAAGTGCCATACTATAAAATGTATCAAAATAAAAAAATAGGTTATTCGAAAAATATAATATATATATTTGATATATCAAGTGAAAATAGGGAAAAATATTTAGATATTAAAAATTATATAATGGCTTTAGGCGAACTTTGTTACAGAGAAATTAATTTTATAAGCAATAAAAAAGAAGCTAAAAATACATTTCAATCAAACTTATCACTAAGAATAAACTGTGAAGGAAATTTTCTATCATCATTTGATGCATTTCCAGTAAATGTTGTGGTTGAATATCTTTCTAGATTTATAGATCATGATAATTTTTATGATATTTTGGATAAATTCGCAACATTTATAAAAAATAGCTTTCAACCCTCTTTTGATGAAACATATCATAAATTAAACTCAAAGTTATACACATATAAAGAGAGAAACGATATTATAAAAAATTCAAAAACATTTATGATATATTGCCAAAATGAATGGGGGAAGCAGATAAAAGAGCAATTTATAAAACAAGGTTTGGAATGCTTAGGATTTATAGATGATGCTAATTCTATGAGTTGTGATGAATTTTTGAAAAGCAATTTAGAGCCGGATTTTGTATTTATAGCTACTGGGAAACCCAAACTTATGAGTGATTTAATAGATAATCTGCAACCATACAAAGGTAAAGTTTTAACTCTGCACGAAAAGGATGATTCACTATGAAAAAAACGTTTTCATTTGGAAAAAACTGGCTTAGATATGTAAAATATATATTAAATGAAGATATTATACAAAATGCATCAAATTCATTGACTAAATTTATTTCCAATAGCGAATTTAAAAATAAAATTTTTATAGATATCGGCTGCGGAAGCGGTCTATTTTCACTTTGTGCATTAAGGCTAGGAGCAAAAAAAGTTATAAGTTTCGACATAGACCTTAACTCAGTACAAGCAACAAATTTATGTAAGCAAAAATTTGCTCCTGATAGCACAAATTGGGATATTTTACAAGGATCCATATTGGATTTGAACTTTTTAAAAAAATTAGAATTAATACTAAAAAATGAACAAATTATAATATATTCATGGGGAGTTTTGCATCATACAAATGATCTAAACTCGGCTATGCTGAATGCTGCAAACTTAGCTAAATTGGGGGGGGGGTGGAGTATGGCATACATAGCAATTTATAATAGAACAGAAGCTAGTCCCTTTTGGTTAAAAATAAAAAAATTTTATAATAGTACAAATATAATTATGAAATTCCTTATGGTAAGCGCTTATACAATATTTTTAACATTTGAAGATATCAGAAAAGGACGCGGACTAAATATGAAAGACAAAAGTAGAGGAATGCATAAAATTACAGATGTTATCGACTGGCTGGGCGGATATCCTTATGAACCTGCAACTGCTAATGAGATTAATGATTTTTGGGGTAAACTAGGTTTTGAATGCACAAAATTTACTCCCACAAAATACCATGAGCCGATCTATCCAAAAAGCTTTTTTTATAAATATTTTGTATATCTAAAACAAGTAGGAACCGGCTGCAATGAGTTTGTATTTAAGAGTAAAAATGTGTAGAATAGCAGGCGGTTTTGCTACAGATCTAAAAGACAAGATCAAACAAATTGCCTATGCCTTAAGAAATGGTGGTGAAAATGAAGCTAAGTTTTATTTTGATCAGAATTTTGCACTTTCCCATAATAGATTAGCCATAATAGACCTTAGCCATAGTGCAGATCAACCGGTGCAAAATGAGCGTTTCGTACTCTGTTTTAATGGAGAAATCTACAACTACAAAGAGATCGCGCAAGATCTTGAATTAGACGATAAATTTAAAAATAGCGACACATTAGTTTTACTAGCAGCATATAGCAAATGGGGTAAAAGCTGCCTAGATAAACTTGATGGAATGTTTGCATTTTGTATTTATGATAAATTTAAAAAAAACATATTTATAGCTAGAGACAGACTAGGTGTAAAACCTCTTTATTACTATTTTAAAGATAATAAATTTATATTTGCAAGTGAGCTAAAAGCATTTTTTGCTTATGATAACTTTGATAAAAGCATAGATCAAACAGCTTTCTCACACTACTTAAATTCAGGATATATGCCAAGCGAACAAAGTATTTTTAAATTTATAAAAAAACTACCTCCTGCACATTTTTTGGAGTTTTCAAACACAAAAAAAGAGTTAAAAATCACAAAATACTACGACTTGCAATCTAAATTTAATACTAAAAAAAGTATTGATTTAACTAAATTTGAAAATGAGTTAGAAAGTAGCATCATCTCGCGAACAGTAAGCGACGTTGAGTTTAACTCATTTTTAAGTGGCGGTCTTGATAGCAGTATTACAGCTACAGTGTTAGCTAAAAACGGATTTAAGTTTAAAACTATTTCGGTAGGATTCGAATCTGATAAATTTAATGAGAGCAACTATGCTACGGCAGTTGCAAACAACTTAGGTTTAGAACACATAAATTACACTCTTACTCCAAAAATCGCCAAAGACATAATTCTTCAGCTGCCAAGCGTATATGATGAACCTTTTGGAGATAGCTCGGCGATACCTACTCTATTTTTATGTCAAAAAGCAAGTAGCTTATCAAAGGTTGCACTATCTAGCGATGGTGGAGATGAGATAAACTTCGGTTATACAAGATATGATTTAAATTACCAACGATATAAATTTTATAAAAAATTCTCATTTTTAAAACATATATTTTTAAATTTGCCCTATCCTCTTTTAAAAAAAACATTTGAGCTAAATTCAAAAACATTAGGTATAGATAAATATTACCGTATTAAAGATAGTTTTAAAACCAATAAATTTATGGAATTATATGCTCTTGAATTTAAACATTTTAAAAATGATGAAGCAAAACTTTTAGGAATTTTGGATGAACCCAAACTAAGTAAATTCGAACTAAAAAATTCCTATGAAAGTATGAGTTTTAGTGATATTTCAACCTATTTAAGTGATGATATTTTTGTTAAAACTGATCGAGCGGCAATGAGTGTGAGCTTGGAGGTAAGAGAACCACTTTTGAGTTATAAATTTGTGGATTTTATGATAAAAATAGATCCTAATTTACGTAAAAATAAAGCTTTATTTAAATCATATCTTTTAAAACATCTTCCAAAAGAGCTTGTAATGAGACCAAAAATGGGGTTTGCTCTTCCTATTGAAGAGTGGTTCCATACTGATTTAGGATATCTTTTAGATGATTATTTAACTAATCAAGATGTGTTTGATAAGCAATATATTTTAAATTTGGTTCAAGATTTCAGAGATAAAAAGAGAGTAAATTTTTCTAAAATTTGGCATATTTTACTATTTTTGATGTGGAAAAAAAGGTGGAATGTATGATAAAAAATAAAAACAAAGTACTATTTGTAATTGATCTTATAAAAGGCGGAGGCGGTGCTCAAAAAGTACTAAAAATAGCTATGCAAATACTCAAAAAAAATGGATTTGAAGCTGAACTCATAGTACTCAAACGCTCAAATGATGAGCTTGATTTTAGTGAATTTAGGGTACATTACATACTAAATGAGGATGATAAATTACTTCCTAATTCATTTATTATCTTAGAAAACTTAAGAAATTTGATGCGCGAATTCGATATAGTTTGTACATTTATAGATTTTATTACAACTTATTATGTTGCATTGGCTATTGAATTAAACCGTTTTTGCGCTAGCAAAAACGCAAATGCGAAGCAAGCTCTTGATTCAAGAGAGCTTGTTACGCACAAAACAGACCAAAAACTGATCTGTTTTGTGCGTAACAAGCTCTCTTTCTTATCTCAAAATTTTAATTTAAAAGAGCTAAATTTAGACTTAGCTAAGTTTAGTCTTTCTAAGGCAGATAAAGTAGTAGCAAACAGTATTGAATGTCAAAAAGAACTGCTTGAGTTTGGAATAAAAAATCCGTTACTAATAAATAATCCTATAGTACTACCAAAAAATATAGAAAATAATATGAATTTAGATGAAAATTACGCTTTAGCGATAGGAAGACTCAGCAAGGAAAAAGATTACGAAACTATGATAAAAGCATTTAAAAAAGCAAACTGTAAAGATCTAAAATTGATAATTCTTGGAGAAGGAGATCTAAAAAAT is from Campylobacter fetus subsp. testudinum 03-427 and encodes:
- a CDS encoding radical SAM superfamily enzyme, MoaA/NifB/PqqE/SkfB family (SPASM domain) (Pfam matches to PF13186.2 SPASM, and to PF04055.17 Radical_SAM), with product MKIDDKDLDNKKEIIKNRFSLKNFNDYIKFPKYFEVETVNACNAHCKMCSIEHWEGYQDKNKFKRIMSDDTWSKFVQCITPYSKWIEKISLTKLGEPLLDFKIQDRIKDLKKLNIKNVSITTNASLLNEDISKKLLDSELDELNVSIDGLSKEVYEAIRIGLKHENVYKNTIKFINMRDGGGYHTSIRIRLTQQEQNLHEIADWTNFWKSKTDKNDKVYTMPLLTWGNRLFSETQSKIEFMSNKACSYLFSSMSIDYDGRVVLCCSDFNSIFDLGNINEKTINEIWTSKKYEKIREMHLNNERNKINICKGCMIWDKSYTSNNTNKK
- a CDS encoding glycosyltransferase, family 9 (Pfam match to PF01075.13 Glyco_transf_9), which codes for MKILIIKLGYSETFIDDNSRVVSLGDVLRATPIIEALHQKYDDAKISWLTSKEAFTLINGAEFLSETIIYNDKFSGEFDIVINLEKFDEIFELLKRIKSKQIVGFIKENSCLNISPKNDKILKYIKESGSCRVWQELIFDMLGLKWQNQKYNLGYKPKNGILHEVGLNYLVGRKWPTKAMSLIKWNELANMLNKLNINFSWQEGKENLKEYIEWINSCETIITQDSLGMHIAMALDKKVIALFGPTNYMEIYPYGQTDIINIDWSYKNPSMDSLNLQDILNLIKG
- a CDS encoding glycosyltransferase, family 2 (Pfam match to PF00535.22 Glycos_transf_2): MFSIVITTYNRSKLLKRCLDSIKNQTFNQYEVLILDDCSSDDTNEMVKEYTNNSKFMYFKAESNYGSSNLIFNEYIVKQKLNKYEYILYMSDDDFLDKNSLLESYKLINKYEHIDVILCKISFNYGDIIVQSPDDSSTSEYFEFNDQNSHKALSKYRFMYHNNLNYKTDMYDYNQTATYEVPYYKMYQNKKIGYSKNIIYIFDISSENREKYLDIKNYIMALGELCYREINFISNKKEAKNTFQSNLSLRINCEGNFLSSFDAFPVNVVVEYLSRFIDHDNFYDILDKFATFIKNSFQPSFDETYHKLNSKLYTYKERNDIIKNSKTFMIYCQNEWGKQIKEQFIKQGLECLGFIDDANSMSCDEFLKSNLEPDFVFIATGKPKLMSDLIDNLQPYKGKVLTLHEKDDSL
- a CDS encoding methyltransferase (Pfam match to PF13847.2 Methyltransf_31) yields the protein MKKTFSFGKNWLRYVKYILNEDIIQNASNSLTKFISNSEFKNKIFIDIGCGSGLFSLCALRLGAKKVISFDIDLNSVQATNLCKQKFAPDSTNWDILQGSILDLNFLKKLELILKNEQIIIYSWGVLHHTNDLNSAMLNAANLAKLGGGWSMAYIAIYNRTEASPFWLKIKKFYNSTNIIMKFLMVSAYTIFLTFEDIRKGRGLNMKDKSRGMHKITDVIDWLGGYPYEPATANEINDFWGKLGFECTKFTPTKYHEPIYPKSFFYKYFVYLKQVGTGCNEFVFKSKNV
- a CDS encoding asparagine synthase (glutamine-hydrolyzing) (Pfam matches to PF00733.17 Asn_synthase, and to PF13537.2 GATase_7) → MCRIAGGFATDLKDKIKQIAYALRNGGENEAKFYFDQNFALSHNRLAIIDLSHSADQPVQNERFVLCFNGEIYNYKEIAQDLELDDKFKNSDTLVLLAAYSKWGKSCLDKLDGMFAFCIYDKFKKNIFIARDRLGVKPLYYYFKDNKFIFASELKAFFAYDNFDKSIDQTAFSHYLNSGYMPSEQSIFKFIKKLPPAHFLEFSNTKKELKITKYYDLQSKFNTKKSIDLTKFENELESSIISRTVSDVEFNSFLSGGLDSSITATVLAKNGFKFKTISVGFESDKFNESNYATAVANNLGLEHINYTLTPKIAKDIILQLPSVYDEPFGDSSAIPTLFLCQKASSLSKVALSSDGGDEINFGYTRYDLNYQRYKFYKKFSFLKHIFLNLPYPLLKKTFELNSKTLGIDKYYRIKDSFKTNKFMELYALEFKHFKNDEAKLLGILDEPKLSKFELKNSYESMSFSDISTYLSDDIFVKTDRAAMSVSLEVREPLLSYKFVDFMIKIDPNLRKNKALFKSYLLKHLPKELVMRPKMGFALPIEEWFHTDLGYLLDDYLTNQDVFDKQYILNLVQDFRDKKRVNFSKIWHILLFLMWKKRWNV